The genomic DNA GTGTGGTCGAACGTGTACGGGATGATGGCAACGGTGAAGCTGCCCTCGTGCAGTCGCGCAACGGTCAAACTGATGCCGTCGACCGCAATGGAACCTGTTGGGATCAGGTAGGCGGCATACCGCTCTTCGTATGACACGGTGAAGAGCCAGCTTGACGTTTGCTTCTGAACGGCTGTGATCAAGCCCGTTGCATCGACGTGTCCCTGAACAAGGTGGCCATCCAGCCGGGTAGCCGGAGTGATAGACCGCTCGAGGTTTACCGCAGATCCAGGCTGCAGCGCTCCCATGTTAGTCTTCAAGAGTGTCTCCTCGACCGAGACCACATCGAACTGGTTCCCCTTCACTGCTATCACGGTCTGACAGACGCCGCTGATAGAGACGCTCTGGTCCTCGTGCAGATCGGGCGCAAAGTCGGCCCGGACGCTCAGTTGCTTCCCTCCGCCGAGGTCTCTGACGGCTGCGACCTCCCCCACCGCTTCAATGATTCCCGTAAACACAATCAAGCCCTCGTCAGATGCTCAAGGTCGGAGACCGAGTACCGGTATCCCGAGAAAAGCATGTCATCACCGACATGCGCCCAGTGATGCTCGGCAAACGTATACGCCGCAGAGGCATCGGATGTGCCGAAGTCACCGAACGACGGAACGCCGCCTCCAACCAGAGAGGGTGCGATGAAGAGATGCAGGCGATCCACGAGACTTGCCTGCATCAACGCCGTCGCCAGACCCGATCCCCCCTCCACCATGACGGACTGGATTGGCGGAATGTCAACTATTCCTGCTCCCAGTCTCTCCAGCAGCTTGCGAAGGTCGAGATGGCGGTTCGTCTCCGGAACATTGATGACTCGCCCTCCTGCCTTCTCGAGAGCATCAGCGTATGGCGGGCGTATGCCTGTCGCCGTAACACTGATTGTACGCTCGGTATGCTCATCTGCGAACAGCCGCAGATCGGCGGGAAGGCTCCCCTTGCGGTCGAGAACAATTCTCCAGGGCTGCCTGCCTTCAACGTGTCGCACCGTGAGTGCAGGATCGTCGCTGTGTGCCGTTCCGCTTCCGACCATGATCGCATCGATTACCGAACGCCAGCGGTGAACAAGGTGACGCGACTCCGGGCCGGAGATCCACTGAGAGTCACCGGTGGCTGTCGCGACAGCGCCATCCAGAGACTGCGCGACTTTCAGTGTAAGCAGCGGTCGGGATGTTGCTATATGGTGGATGAACGCTTCGTTCAGGCGGCATGACTCGTGCGACATCAGTCCCACGCGAACATCCACACCTGCTTCCTGCAGTGCAGCGACCCCCTTGCCGGCAACCTCCGGACTCGGGTCCAGCATACCAACCACTACTCTGGGGATTTTCTTTTCAAGAACCAGATCGACGCACGGCGGCGTTTTGCCGTGATGACTACAGGGTTCCAGATTCACGTACAGCGTCGCGGTCGAGAGTTGGTCGCCGTGGCCCGCGTCCTGCGCAGCGACAACTGCGTTGACCTCCGCATGTGGACCGCCGAACTGTCGATGCCAACCCTTGCCCAGGATCGTACCGTCGGCGCCGACGATGACGCATCCGACCATCGGGTTGGGACTGACGAACCCACCCCCTTGCTCGGCCAGTTCCAGGCATCGAGCCATCCAGCGATGATCTTGCGAAGGCGTCATACGGATCTAGCCGATTGCGGTGGTGCCATTCCAAAATACGATGAACCCCGTCGCTTATCGAGGCTCGAGTTTGGTTGGCGAGACCTCCGCACTAACTTCCCCGGTGACGAACTCAACGATCTGGCGACGTGATGACGGCTCTTCGTTCCGCCTACGTATGGGTAGCAGTTTCCCTGCTTATGCTGGTGTGGCTTCCCTGGTTGGCATTAGTACGGCTGACTGACCGTGATCCAGCGCATTACCGGACAGGGCGTTGGTTCAGGCGACTCGGAGTTGCGATGACATGGGTCAATCCGTTCTGGTCGATCGAGGTGTCTGGCCGGATGCCGGAAAACCCCCGGAAGCCGTACGTCGTCATCTGCAATCACCAGTCGCTTGCCGATATCCCCATCGTAAGTCTGCTTCCGTGGGAGATGAAGTGGGTCGGCAAGGCCGAATTGTGGAAGGTGCCAGTGATCGGGTGGATGATGCGGCTTTCCGGTGATATTCCAGTGAGGCGAGGCGACGCGCGAGACGGCGCGAAGGCGCTGATCACCGCGAGAGATTATCTGCGGAAGAAATGTTCAGTGATCTTCTTTCCGGAGGGAACGAGGTCGAAGGATGGACGGGTCCGGCCGTTCAACGAGGGGGCTTTTGGCCTGGCGATAAAGGAGCGTTTGAACGTACTTGTGGTAGCGCTCGACGGAACGGTCGATGCGTTGCCGAAGAATGACTGGCGCTTCAGCGGGACCGGGCCGATTCGGTTGAAGGTAGTCGGGGAGGTCGAAACGGACACATACGGAAAGAGAGAGGCCGGGCGGCTGGCGACTGACGTCAGGTCGATGATCATCGGACAGGTGGCAGAGTGGAGGGGTGTCGACGCGGTCGAGCTTGAAGGCGTGAGGAAGACGGGGGTTCTGAGCTGACTCGTGCCGGGGCGTAGTCTAGAGAGATTCCGCTGTTTCCCGCGTTCTTCCGAGAATGACGTGGAAAGAACAACCAGACTCTTGTCGGGAAGGCCTGTTTTCACTATACTGGTAACCATATGGTTACCAATACACATAATCTCGACCTGACGTTCGGTGCGTTGTCCGACCCGACGCGGCGAGCCATTCTCGAGCGGCTCTCCGAGGGCGAAGCCACCGTTAATGAGCTGGCGCAGCCCTTCGACATATCCCGGCCGGCCATTTCGAAGCACCTGCGCGTGCTGGAACGCGCCGGGCTGGTAACCCGCACGCCGGACGGCCGGGTCAGCCGCTGCGAACTCAACGCCCAACCCATGCGCGAGGCCACCGAATGGGTATCTCGCTACCGGAGATTCTGGGAGCAGCAACTCGACAGCCTGGAGCGCTACCTGGATCAGAAATAAGTCAGAATAAAGATCCTCCATCATAGACAGAAGGAATACAATGGATGTGAAAACCAAGAACTCGATTCAACTATCTCGTGTCATCAATGCCAGCCAGCGAGTCGTCTTCGACGCCTGGACTCAACCGGAGAAACTCAGCGAGTGGTCTTGCCCCGAAGGAGCGACCGTGGAGATCGCCGACGTCGACCTGACTGTCGGCGGGCGTTACCGGATTCGGATGAAGACAGGTGAGGATCAGTACCACACCGCGATCGGAGCGTATCGGGAAATCGACGCGCCGAACCGCCTCGTGTACACCTGGGCATGGGAAGAAATACCCGACGCCTACCAGAGCCTCGTGACAGTGACGTTCAACTCACTCGGGGATTCCACCGAAGTCGTGATCTTACACGAGCGATTCCCCGACGAGAAAACCGCGACGGACCACGAGATGGGCTGGACGAGCTGCCTCGACAAGCTGGAAGGGCTATTCGCCTAAAAGCCCGTGGATGCCAAAACGAAAGGTCCGGCGGTGTGCTAACCGCCGGACCTCATGCTGGTTTTCGGTGACTGGACGACCTACTTCACAAGAGTTATGCTGGAGATCAAGGTCGGCGTCGTGTAGGTCCGTGTGAGCACCGGCACTACGAACGCGCCACGCGTCGTCGTTCCGGAGGGACCCCCCGAGACTGAAGTCCTCGCGCTCTTCATCACCATTATCTCGACAGTAGCCGGTGCGGCCGTCGGATCTCCAGCCAGATAGCGAGCCACGATTCCGGTGACGTGCGCGGCCGACATCGACGTGCCACTCTGGAACTCAACGCTGCCTCCACTCGACAGGGAGATCAGTGCGTCACCGGGTGCGAGAACGTCAACACTCGGACCGTAGTTCGAAAACCACGAGAAGCCATATCCAGAGGTGACGTCGGTCTTTACTTCACTCTTCAACTGACCGAACGATCCAACCGTGATTGCTCCCGGAACGTGCGCCGGCGTAAAGTAGGATGCGTTAGCCTCAGCGTTTCCGGCAGCAACGACGTACACGACACCCGCCGAAATCGACGCCTGGATCGCGTCGTCCAGAGCCGTGAATTTTGTCGTCCCGATGTTCTCGCCGAGGCTCATGTTGACTACCATGGCCCGCTTCGGATTCGCCAGTTTCTCCTTTGTGATCGTCTCAACCGCTGCGATCACGACCGATACGTCGGCGAGTCCGTACTTGTCAAGAACCCTGTAGTCATGGATCGCGACTCCCGGAGCCACACCAAGTATTCCGGTCTGGTTGTCGACGGCGCCGATGAGCCCGGCGACGTGCGTTCCGTGTCCGTCGGGATCGCCTGCGAGGCCATCATTCTGGAAGTTGATTCTCTCGACGACGTTAAGATCGGAATGATCGACACCCGAGTCTACTACATAGACGTGGACGCCTTCCTTCGCTGACTCCTC from Rhodothermales bacterium includes the following:
- a CDS encoding riboflavin synthase, which gives rise to MFTGIIEAVGEVAAVRDLGGGKQLSVRADFAPDLHEDQSVSISGVCQTVIAVKGNQFDVVSVEETLLKTNMGALQPGSAVNLERSITPATRLDGHLVQGHVDATGLITAVQKQTSSWLFTVSYEERYAAYLIPTGSIAVDGISLTVARLHEGSFTVAIIPYTFDHTIVRHWHEGSVVNLEFDVIGKYVARWLERGDRSAAPDNISMDLLRSTGFAK
- the ribD gene encoding bifunctional diaminohydroxyphosphoribosylaminopyrimidine deaminase/5-amino-6-(5-phosphoribosylamino)uracil reductase RibD is translated as MTPSQDHRWMARCLELAEQGGGFVSPNPMVGCVIVGADGTILGKGWHRQFGGPHAEVNAVVAAQDAGHGDQLSTATLYVNLEPCSHHGKTPPCVDLVLEKKIPRVVVGMLDPSPEVAGKGVAALQEAGVDVRVGLMSHESCRLNEAFIHHIATSRPLLTLKVAQSLDGAVATATGDSQWISGPESRHLVHRWRSVIDAIMVGSGTAHSDDPALTVRHVEGRQPWRIVLDRKGSLPADLRLFADEHTERTISVTATGIRPPYADALEKAGGRVINVPETNRHLDLRKLLERLGAGIVDIPPIQSVMVEGGSGLATALMQASLVDRLHLFIAPSLVGGGVPSFGDFGTSDASAAYTFAEHHWAHVGDDMLFSGYRYSVSDLEHLTRA
- a CDS encoding 1-acyl-sn-glycerol-3-phosphate acyltransferase, with protein sequence MTWVNPFWSIEVSGRMPENPRKPYVVICNHQSLADIPIVSLLPWEMKWVGKAELWKVPVIGWMMRLSGDIPVRRGDARDGAKALITARDYLRKKCSVIFFPEGTRSKDGRVRPFNEGAFGLAIKERLNVLVVALDGTVDALPKNDWRFSGTGPIRLKVVGEVETDTYGKREAGRLATDVRSMIIGQVAEWRGVDAVELEGVRKTGVLS
- a CDS encoding metalloregulator ArsR/SmtB family transcription factor — protein: MVTNTHNLDLTFGALSDPTRRAILERLSEGEATVNELAQPFDISRPAISKHLRVLERAGLVTRTPDGRVSRCELNAQPMREATEWVSRYRRFWEQQLDSLERYLDQK
- a CDS encoding SRPBCC domain-containing protein gives rise to the protein MDVKTKNSIQLSRVINASQRVVFDAWTQPEKLSEWSCPEGATVEIADVDLTVGGRYRIRMKTGEDQYHTAIGAYREIDAPNRLVYTWAWEEIPDAYQSLVTVTFNSLGDSTEVVILHERFPDEKTATDHEMGWTSCLDKLEGLFA
- a CDS encoding S8 family serine peptidase, whose product is EESAKEGVHVYVVDSGVDHSDLNVVERINFQNDGLAGDPDGHGTHVAGLIGAVDNQTGILGVAPGVAIHDYRVLDKYGLADVSVVIAAVETITKEKLANPKRAMVVNMSLGENIGTTKFTALDDAIQASISAGVVYVVAAGNAEANASYFTPAHVPGAITVGSFGQLKSEVKTDVTSGYGFSWFSNYGPSVDVLAPGDALISLSSGGSVEFQSGTSMSAAHVTGIVARYLAGDPTAAPATVEIMVMKSARTSVSGGPSGTTTRGAFVVPVLTRTYTTPTLISSITLVK